GCTCTGGAATGCCACTGTTATTACGAACGAAATGTCGCGCCGTTGGGGTAACATCGTCGTTGAGGAAATGTGGAGCGAACTCACCGTTAAAAGGATTCTCCGAATGGACGAGCATCTCAGGCTTCGGGAGTCCTGCCGCTTGTGCTTCCACCAAAACAATGGGTGCGAGTCCTCTGTCCAACAAACCCCGGTCAACGGCTTCACATCCCGCCCCAAACATGCCCAAACTCGCGAGCAGCGTCGCTTTGCCTACCTTAGTCAGAAAATCTCGCCTTGAGCCAGAAACAGTTTCAAGCGAATCTATAAAATTGAGTTTATGCCCTGCTTTATCCATTGGCTGGGGTCTGTTCTTTTGTGTGTTTACAAAGCACCATCTGAGGAAATTAGATAATCTACTCAAATAGTCCCACATTGGGCTCGCCGCGATAGAGGACAACGCGATACCGCAGATTCAAAGTTTCATCGGGTGCAAGACGGAGCGGTTCGTAGTAAACGAGCGAGGGATGGATTAAGCAGTAGTTCTCTCGATTGCGCACCCACCACGTCGTCGGATAACGCGGATTGTCCGGGTGATCGACGATGGCGACACCGTAGGTTTTATTGTCAGTAGGGTGTTGTGAAGTGAAACTGCACCAACGGCTCTGCTTGCCGAAGATGTCTATCGGTTCGGTGCGTCCATCGGCATCCAACAGGTTGCCCGGTGTGATAATATTGTCGAATCGGATCGCCATACCGCTGTAGAACCTGCCGTCTGCCCCGGGTTCACCGCGCCGCAGATCCAAAACGACCTCGCGCGCGTTCGGACGCAACGTCAACGCCACGGAAATCTGCATAGTCCCCGCTGTGGGTGGATGAACGGTTATCTCCCGTTGCTCGGTGAGATGCGTTGTGCCTTGCCAATCTATCCACGCGTTCTCTGTCGTTAAATTCGCGCTGTCGGTATCTGCACTTTGTGAGACAATCCGCTGATGGACGATTTTGCCGAAGCCGCTTGGGTCGCTACCGGGTGTGGGTTGTTCCCAAAAATTGACCTCGTTAACCTTTTTCCACGCCACCCATAGCCCCTGATGGTGAACATGATCCCCCGGCTCGTTCATCGTGAGCGGTGGCGCCCCGGGTAGGTTCAACGGATGGCAAAAGGGACGGTTGCCGTCCTCAGGAAAATGGTAGCCTAAGACCTGTTGTCCGTCCCAAGAAACTGTTAAACTGTTTTGTGTCTGTGAAAGTGAAAACATCTTTTAATTATACCTTGCGGAGAAATCAAGTGGCTCGGGCTTTGAAGCTTTTCACTCAAGACCCGTCCTCCATTACATTACGGACTTAGTGTTTTGGATCAAGTGAACAATCGCAAAGTGAGCTTCCTATGAAAATAGGATATGGCTATCCCCCGAAAAAACGTTCGTAATCGTCGTGATGCCCTATCCAAAACCATGTGACCGTGTTGTCTTTCAGAATACCAACAGCACGATAACTTCTAGTGATTCTTACAGCCCAAATATCTTCCTCGTTATTAATGCACTTAAAACGTAAAGAATTATGAAAGGGATTGGAAATCCACAATCGATAAGCCTTTTTGACTTGATCTCTAAGCGTTTGATCAAGAGTGCGATAAGCTGCCCAAAATGAAGGTAACGTTGCCGATTTCATAACCGATCCAAATCCATTGGTTCGGCTTTTCCTTCGGCGATTTCCTGTTTTGCCTGACGAGCAGCTGCGACGAGTTGCTCTTGCGTCCTGTTGAAGGAAACTTCCCAACGAAGTTCATCCTCTAACTCAGCAATATACTCACGCAAATGCTCTACAATTTGATTTTGCAAGGCTTCAGGCAGTGTCTCCATCATTCGGGTAATCGTAGCAATAGCATTAGAAGCCATCCTTGGATCCTCCCAGTCCTAATTAAGGTAAGGATTCACAACTTCGCGTTCAATAGCCAAACCCTCCCATTCGTCATCACCCGGTCCGTCATAGATGAGGGTATGAGGTCCAGCAAAACCGGCTTTCTGGGCGAGATCAAGGCATTGGACGTAATCTTCTTTGTCTATTTCACGCGGTGCTGCGAAATGTGCTTTGGTATGGCACGACTCTGCCCAGGCGGCAATCGCGGCGAGATCCTCATATTTTGTATCGCCACGCCAGTTCCCGAAATCAAGACAGAGTCCCACCTTACCGTCTAAGCCACCTAAAATGGTGTTGACGTTTTCAGGTGTAGAGAAGATGGAGAACCAGTTCTCGCTCATCAAACGGATACCTGCGGTGTCAGCCCGTTCGGTGAGTTGCGCGAGGACATCTCGGCTCTGTGCCACGGTTTCTGGAGACGGATCCGCTTTACCACCAATGACGCGTGCGCACGTCGCACCGAGTTCGCCAGCAATATCAATCCATTTCTCAATCCAGGCGATGTCGCGCGCTGCGTCAGATGGGTGGGTGATGTCGCCATCGTCAATTAGTAGAGAGAAAAGTTCAACGTCCGCACCTGCGAGCGCGGCGCGGAGTTCAGCGAGGTAGGTTTTCTCGACAGAAGGCAGATGGAAATGACAAATCTCTAAGGTGTTAATGCCGAATTCGGCGACACGTGCGGGTAATTCCAAGAGTGGAATAGGTCCCTTATTGTGGGTTTCAACTGGGATTTGCAGGTCGTGCGCGGGTCCGGTGAATCCCGGTTTTCCGAGTTGTCTATGCAAACTCCACGTTGAGACTGAGAGTCGAGGTGTTGACATAGTTTTGCTTCTCCAAAGTTTTCGATAAAGTTTCGAAATTTTTCAACCTTTTTTCAAAACAACAATTCGATTGCTGTTTGTACCCTTCCTGTTATTGGAGATCCCCCAGCAATTCGCTGTTTTCGTGAAATGCTGGGCGTTAATCATGAGTATTTCAGGCACAAATCCTACATCAAGCGATGCTTTGACGACGGCATTTTCTAAAAAGACTGTTCCTTTACGAACCTCTCCAACCTCAAACGCTATCCGTCCCCCGTGTTTTAAAATCCGATGGAGCTCTGCTAAGACATCTGTCATCCGAGCAACCCAATCTTCCAGCGATTTCAGTTGCCAAATTTTGCCTTGTTCGATCTCTATACCACAAAACCACATTCGTAACCAGTTATCTTGCATATAATCAATCGTATCAAGGAAGGGCGGTGAAGTGACAACCAAGTCAACCAATTCATCTGTAATCTGGGGGGTACTATCGGCAGATTCGGTCAGAAGTATAGCGTCATCCCTCTGAAAATGGCTTGGCAGGCTATGCCGCAATAATTGCTTAGATTTTCGAAGTATGAGTTCCTTTGTGTTCCGATATTCGGGGATCTGATTCCGTTTCTCATTGATTTTCTGTTGTGCCACAATTGAGGTTGCCAGATTCGGCGGAAGGGTGAAAACCGAAAAAAAACCAGCAGAATGTCCTGTCAAACGGCTACACGCGACCATTTGCAACCACGCATCTACAGGATCAAAGTCTTCCTGTTGGAAATACGTCCGCCAGCCGTAAATCTCTCGGAGCGTATCCTTGTGAAAAAACACGAGTAGTTCTGTGTCAATTTCCGCATCAGTGGAGAGATGAATTTCCTGTAATCGCGCTTCAATCTGTTCCAATGTTGGTGGGTTCAGACGCGGTGCGGTGAGATTTTTCGCCAACGGATTGATATCATTACCGATGACGCGATGTCCATGCAGTTGCGCTTCTATCAGCGTTGTCCCGCGCCCCATAAACGGATCGTAAACGACAGCCTCTGTTTTGCAAAACTCCTTGATGAAATACTCGGGTAACTGCGGTTTGTAACACGCGCGATATGATATCTCGTGCAGGGAATGCCCAGCGCGCTGTTTCGATGTCCAAAATTCGTCTACACGGGTAGGAAGGTGAACTGTGTAATCGTTGGGTCTATTGAAATCAACAGCTAATTGCATTGCCATGAAGATATTCCCTTTCGCAAGAAAATCGTGGACTAAAATGTTTTACTGTAATGATCCTCATCTGCCAAGATCTTGTGACTCACAGAAACTTCAAGCCTGACATTCACAGCCGTTGTCGGTTCAAGAAAATCTAACCGAATTGTATCAATTGTAACGAAATCCTCGTCGTCTTGCTTGGAATAAAGCACCGTTAAAAGAAGGTGGTAAATAGGCTCAGAGAATTGGGCGCGGAGCTTCTTGGATGAAGAAGCTAGCACACGTCGGTTGGAATCCTTTTCGTTCCAATCACGCGTCGCTTTCATTTCAAGTGGCATTTGAAGCCTCGGCGTATCCTGAATCAGTATTTGATCCGGGTAACCGCTACCACGACATTTAGAAATTGAAAAATCCGAGAGATTGCTATTAAGTTTGGGAACGATATATTTCTCTATTTCATTTCCAATTTTTTGGTTTGAGGCTCCAGGGGGTACAGGACAAACAGAACCTTTCACTGAGGACCCCGAAACAGCGTTTTCAAATGCAGATACGATTATATTACGTAATTCCTGAGGCCATTGATGAATCAGCTCACACTCTTGTTGACCCGCCTCTGAAATATCATTTTCAAATATCGTCGCAACCGGATCATGTAATTCCTGAGAGTATTGATCTCCAGGTTGATTGGACTGTTGCTCTTCCCAATTTAGCAAATCTCTGAAAAAATCCCTGAGGTTTGCCATAAAATTCTCCTCCGAACTTAGTATTCCCCAACTCCAGTCCTTACTTCTTATTGTCATGGAAGGATCATAGATTCTGACAAATCCACGCGACGACTTTTTCGACCATGATAGGAGTGCCATCCTCAGAAAAGACGTGGTCCACGCCTGGCAGTTCGAGAAGTTCTGTATCTTCGTTTGCGTACTGTAGGATGTCGTGGCTATCTTCAGGTGGAACGATATCGTCCTCTGTGCCGTGAACCAACAGCCACGGAACCGCAAATTTACTTGCGCTTTTTGCGACACTGTCAATCGTTGCCATGTCATCCACATACGCCTGTGAGAGCGGACAATCCGGTTCATCCCACATAAAACCCTCATCGGGTGTGGCATCACCGAATTCACGTTCCGCAAACGCTTTCGTGTGGACCATCCCCGCGAGGGAGACGAGTACCTGTATGCGCTCATCGGCAGCAGCACGCAGTACGCCAACCGCACCGCCCATACTATGTCCGACATAGCAGACGTTATACCCACCAAGCGCGTCAATGACGCTTCCGAGGTCTGCTACCTCTTTTGTGATAGTGGAATCCGTAAATGCACCTTCCGATCCACCGTTGCCGGAGAAGGAGAAGCGCAACGCAGAGATGCCAGCGGCAGCGAGCCCCTCTGCTAAAGCGACGAGTGCGGGTCTGTCCTTGTTGCCGGTGACGCCGTGTCCGATCACCACAATTCTGTCGCCTTCGCCTTCGTGGAAGGTATAATCAAGGCGTTCACCGTGTCCGTTTCTAATTTCACCAAACATAAGTTTTTTAGGTTCCAAAATTGGAGATGCGAGGCACGAATGCCTCGCAACACCTGTAGTCAGATAACTTACGCACCATGCCCATTGCCCTTCAAGGCATCAACAACCTTCTCTGGCTTGATTGGCAATTCGGTAATCCGCACACCGATGGCATCTTTGACGGCGTTCGCCATCGTTGCCAATGTTGGCGTGATAGGCGGTTCACCAACACCTTTAGCACCGTAAGGACCGTTGGGGGCAGGCACTTCAACAATGACCGACTCGACTGTTGGGAGATCTGCCGAAGTTGGGACGCGGTAATCGACAAAACCGGGATTGACGTTACCGTTTTCGCCGTACTGCATCTCTTCCATCATTGCCCAAGCATAACCTTGCACCGTGCCACCTTCGATTTGCCCTTCAACAGCCATCGGATTGATGGCGTAACCGACATCCTGCGAAGCGACAAGTTTGAGGACTCTCGTTCTACCTGTGTCCGGGTCTACTTCGACTTTCGCAATCTGCGCTGCGAGTGCGGGTGTGCTCGGCTGCCGTGCGAAGGAACCTTTTCCAACGATAGGACCACCGGTTGTAGATAAACTATACGCCGCAAGTTCACCTAACGAAATGGATTTCGGCGGATCTGCGGACACAACATGGACCTCTCCATCTTTGAGTTCAAGGTTGTCCACATTCATATTGAGACGCTCTGAGGCGAGTTCAAGAATCCGTCGATGCGCATCTTCAGCCGCCAATTTTGCGGTGTTGCCCATTGTGAAGGTAACAACACTTCCACCGGAACCGGTAGAGTACGGAGCTGAATCTGTATCACCGCGTCGAATTGTGACGCTTTCATACGGCACTGTCAGGATTTCGGCGATAATCTGTGAAATCGCGGTATCCGTTCCAGTGATGTCCATAGATCCATGGAAGATACGGGCACTCCCGTCTTCATGGACAGAAACATAAACGCCGCCCGGTCCACAGCCGTTCGTCCAATCACCAACAGCGACCCCCCATCCTTGGTTCTCACCGGCTTCCCGATCCCACCATCCAGCGGCATCGGCGACGGCTTCCAACGTCTCTTTGTAACCGACTTTCGGTTCCTCGGCACCTGCGGGGACAGGGTCACCTTCTTCGCGCATATTCATCAGACGGAATTTAACGGGATCCATGCCGATACGTTCCGCAATTTCGTCGAGTTGGGATTCACCTGCGAAGATTGCCTGTGGCGCCCCGGGTGCTCTGTAAGCAGCGGTACCAGATTTGTTGGTGTGAACACCATAAGCGTCTACCTTGAGGTTCGGAATTTTGTAGACCCCGCGCACTCGAATCGTGCTACCGATCGATGCGCCGGAGACGGAACCGGAATCCCAAAAAGCGAGTGCTTCCCGCGCAACGAGGCGACCGTCGTTCGTGGCACCTGTCTTGATTTTAATAACACATCCGGGTGCGGGTCTCCCATCAATGAATTCCTCTTCACGCGTCATCTGAACACGGACCGGACGCCCCGTTTTCTGCGAAAGCAGCACGGCTGGAACGTGCGTAATAATCACACCGAAACGTCCACCAAAACCACCGCCCATTGTTGTGCCGATGACATTAATTTGCGTCAACGGAATACCGAGTGTCCCAGCGATGCCGGAACGGATAGCGAACGGACCTTGCGTGGATGCCCAGACGGTGATTTTGCCGGATGAGTCTGCACTGGCGACAGAGACGTGTGGCTCCATATAGGTTTGATGGACCCTCGGAATCACATAGGTATCCTCAACAACCACATCAGACTCAGCGAATCCCTTCTCAACATCACCGGCGTCGGAGTGACTTTCGGCGGAGATGTTATAGTAAACTTCATCAGGGTAATTCTCTAATTCAGCCTCAAGTTTACTGATCGCGTCGCTGTGATCGTTCTCCTTATCGCGAGAGAGTCTTCGGATCTGGGTGCTGATTTCCCGTCGATTGGGACCATCCTTTGTTGTATCACCGTGCAAGCGTGGTGCTGATGGTTGAATCGCTTCCATAACATCTTGTACAACCGGTAGCACTTCATATTCAATCTTAACGAGTTCAGCAGCTTCCTCGGCGATATCGGGATCGGTTGCTGCAACAGCAGCAAGCGGTTCACCCAAGTAAAGCACTTTATCCGTCGCGAAAACCCGTCGACCGCTCGGCACGTCGTCTTGCGTAATAATTGCCCTGACCCCGGGAAGTTTTTCGGCTTCGCTGGTGTCGATGCTGAGTATGTTGGCGTGGGCATGTTTACTGCGGACAATCTTGCCGTAGAGCATACCCGGTGGATGAACATCTGCGCCGTATTGGGCGGCACCGGTTACCTTCTCAACAGCATCAACGCGTGCAACCGTTCGCCCGACAACAGTATATTCTGACATCTCATTCTCCTCTCTTGATGGCTGTCGACTGTCAGCTATAGTCCTCAGCAAAGAGATCTCTGGTGAACTCTTACTGCGAGGCAGTTCTCTTGCTGACTGCGACGCAAGCCGCGTGTGGGCTTGCGGGACAATGCTGACTGCTGACTGCTGATAATTTATTATGCACTTGCAATGAGCTGCTGGAGTTTACCGCGTCCGATGGCAGTATTGCATTTTTTACAGACTTTCACGGTATCCTCGCCGACTTCTCGATCATAAAGGACTTTCACACCGGTGCGTTCACAAATCGGGCAGGTTCCTCTGCCGTTGTTATATTCACCGTTGTGGACTGTCCCGTTTACATCTACGTAAAGGTGTCTTATGCCTTTTCCACGATGAGTTTTTGCCATGTTTTCTCCTATTAATCCGTTAACAGTTCTCAGTTAAAGAGGGGTCTTGTGACAGTAAAGGATGCTGAAATCGCCACAAGATCTCAACTGATAACCGACAACGTTTATGCAGATGTTTGGACTTCTTCCGCTGCTTTCAGAATTGCTTCAAGAATTTTTGTGTATCCGGTGCAACGACAGATATTTCCGCCGAGTGCATGCCTGAACTCTTCTTCGGTCCTGTTCGGATTCTCGTCTAAGAGTGCCTTCGATGCCATGATGAAACCGGGGGTACAGAAACCACACTGATAACCGCCTGTGTTAATAAACGCCTGTTGAACAGGATGGAGCTCACCGTCGCTGGCTAACCCCTCAATGGTGGTAATCTCTTTTTCAGAAGCGGTGACACCGAGCACCATGCAGGATGTAACGGCTTTACCCTCAACGATAACGGTGCAGGCACCGCAATCGCCTGTGCTACATCCCTCTTTGGTTCCCGTCAAACCGATTGTATCGCGAAGCACAGCCAACAGCGTTTTGCGCGGTTCAATGAGTAAATCGTATTCATCCCCGTTAACCGTTAGACTGACAGGATGTTTTGCCATATTTTTTCTCCTTTTTTAATCTTACCTTGCGGAGGAATAACGTACGTTTCAATTCTGACGTGCGTTCCTCAAACCCGCCCTCCGCTACGCTTACGGGCTACGGGTTTGAAACTAACGAAAACCTCTTAACCGACTGCCGACTGCTAATTGCTATTTTACCTCGCGGTTTTGCGGTTAAACAACGTAGGTTTATGCTCTCGCGACCGCCTCTTGTAGGGTTCGTCTCGTAAGTACATCGACCATTTCTCTACGATGTTCTGCGGAACATCGTAAATCGGATATCGGACTGGCGGCGGCGGCAGCGGCTTCACCGGCTTGTTCCAGAAGTTCCGCTGTAAGTTCGTTTCCTCTCAGGAGATTCTCTGCTTCCGTCGCACGAATCGGCGTAGGCGCGACCGCTGCGAGTCCGATTCGGGCATCTGTGATCGTTCCATTCTCCAGATTGACGGCAGCGGCAACACCGATGAATGCCAGATCCATTACTTCGCGGATTTTATGCTTGATGTAGTGGGAGCCAGACGCAGGACTGGGTAGACGAAAGCGCGTGATAATCTCACCGGGTGTCAAGACGGTCTGTCCGGGTCCTGTGAAAAGTTCGTCAATGGACACACTCCGCTCCCCATCCGCACTTGCGATGTCAACCTGTGCGTCAGCGACAAGCAAACCGGCAACTGTGTCCGCCGCAGGGGAAGCATGCGCAATGTTTCCACCGATCGTTGCGAGATTGCGAATCTGGATAGATCCGATTTCCGAGGCACCTTCTGCCAAGGCAGTGTGATGTTTCTGAACATCCGCTGATAACTCGACCGCACGGACTTTCGTCGTTGCACCGATGCTAATGCTGTCACCCTCTGTCGTAATGCCTTCCAATCCCGGAATTTTCTGCAAGCTAATCACGGATTGCGGCGTTTCGGTGAGTGCCTTCATACCGATAACAAGATCCGTCCCGCCAGCAAGGAGCTGCGCGTGCTCCTGAGCGAATAGCCGTGATGCCTCCGCGAGGGTGGTCGGTTCAAAAAACTCAAAACCTTTCAAATTCAATCCTCCATTTTTAATTATTCCTTGCGGTTCGATGAAGTGGTTTGTGCATGAACGTCCCTCTCCGTATATCCGTCCTCCTAGCGCAAGCCTCTATAGGAAACCTGCGGGACAATGTTACGGACTACGTTTGCGAGGCTAATAATCCACCGCCCCTTAAGATATGTATATGCTTCCGCACACCCAACGACACCCTTTAAAGGATACCCGATTGAAGGGTACTTTGTCAACCTTAAATTCGCTGAACGCTCCTTTACGGGATGTGCCAACCCGGTATCGGTTCGGCGCGGAGTCCTTCCAATTCATAAAGTTCTTCTACGCTAACCTCGCGACCGAGTTTCGCTGACAAGAGTGCCCCACTCATAATCTCCGTAACCTTCAGACCGATGTCTCCGTTGCTGACGGGTTGCGCATCGCTGTTACAGGCGTCAAGGAAATCACGGAACTTATCGGGGAACGACCTCTCTGGCAGTTCCAACGGCGTTTCGACAAGGTTGCCTTGATAGCGTCTGCGATTGCCCTGATCATCGGTATCCCACTCACCTTTTTCAAGGAAGAGTTTATCATTGCTAAACGAACCTTTGGATCCGAAAATGAAGATGCCCTGTGGTTGTCCTGCCATATTACTCGACCAACCGTTTTCGTATGTAAAGGACATCCCGTTCGTAAACCGGACGAACACAGAAGCGTGTTCTTCGACATCGTTTATCTCGTCGCCTGTGTATTCAGGAAGCATCCCACGATAAGCAATGCCACTAATTGTAGCGGGCTGCGGTGAACCGAGAAGATAGATAGAACGATTGATGAGGTAGACACCTGTGTCATAAATGGTGCCGCCACCGCTGTAAACGGAATGGAGGAACCATCTGCCGTAACCGAACATATCTACATTCGGTCTGCCGCGGACACGGTAACTGGTGAGTCTGCCGTAATAGACGGCACCGAGTTTCCCAGAGGTGATATAGTCTCGAATGGCGTAACTCGTCGGATCCGTGCACGTGCCGCCGCTCTGATATGCGAGCTTAACACCCGCAGCGTCACAAGCATCCCGCATATTTCTCGCCTCTGTTGCGGTGCGCGCCATCGGTTTCTCGCAGAAGACGTGCTTTCCAGCCTGTGCCGCTGCGACTGTGGCAGGCTCATGGACAAACGGCGGTAGGGCAAGGCTGACGGCGTCTAAATCACACTCCCTCAACATCTCGTTGTAGTCGCTACAGATTTTGACACCGTTGTCACCGTAGGCTGACCAGAGTGCAGCGTCCGCCTCCAATTGCTCGCGTGCTTCCGCTGTATCCGCCTTTTCTGCGTCGGCTTTTGCGGCTTCCGCGCGCGAGGCTGCACCGGAAAGGACTTCTGCATGTCGTCGCTTTACATTCGCCTCCACCGTATCGCAAACAGCAACGATTTCGGCGTGCTGTGGATGGTCAAGATACCCGTTGACGTGTGAACCGGCTACCATACCGCATCCAATAATCCCGATCTTAATCCGTTTTGACATTATGATACTCCTTTCCAGGGCAAAATTGCCTAAAGTTCATGCAATCTTTATGCCTACAGTGAACCGGAAGGTGAGCTCCCCGCGCCGACCTTGACGTGTGTATCCGCCAACTGCGTTTCTACATGCGCGATGCACTCTTGAAGGTTCTTAAACGGGGAACTCGGATACGATTCTATACTAAAATTCAGGTCGTTTTCACCGAAGGTTACCATATCCACACCGGGTTTGGCGAATTTACTGACGTTAATTACGGCATCAACAGATTCGATCTGTAAGATGAGAATGCCGGTATTGTTCCACCACTCGGCGTATTCAAGGCGGTCCAAGCCCTGTTTTATGCCGTAAGCACCGCTGGGACCCCAACTCCGTTTTCCCATCTGAGGATAGTAGAAAAAATCAATTGCTTCGTCCACCGTTTCAACGCTCTCGACCTGCGGCACGACAATCGCCTGGGGACCGAGATCTAACAGATTGCCGATGAGATACGCGTTGCGCGTGTGTTTGATGCGAAGCTGCACACCTACATCGAATTCGCTCGCCATGGCACAATATTCAACGAGTTTGTCTTCATTTGCGGCACCGTGCTGATGGTCGGTACTGATTAAATCGTAGTCACCTTGACCGAGAACCGCTTCCATCTCGTCGCGGGTGCAACCGAAGGGGACACCGGATGCGATGTTAATCGCTTCTTTATTCTGGATGCGTTGTTTTAAGGACACTGGGAGGATCTCCTTGGAACTCAACTAAATTGTGAGGTTTATTATAGGGGTTTTGAGATTTTTGTCAAGCGTTTTTGAAATCACAAAGCTCTCTGGATTTCCTCAAAGAAATATGAAATTTAGAGAAGACCACAAATTTAATGGTTCTGTGAAATGCGAAACCTTGAAAATTTTGCTGAATTCTGCTAATCTGTATTCTTAGCAATAGGAGGAATCTGTCAATGAGACCCATACTAATTTATGCAGTGTTAGGAATGGTGTTGTTGCTCAGTAGTTTTCCGTTCGTCAGTAATGGATGGACGGTCGAAAGCGATGTCATCTCCTTCATTTTCAGAGACAATGGCAACTCTGACCTGTACCTCATGGATATTCGAGGGGAGGTGTTCCGCCATATCACATTCAGAACGGTAAATATATATGGCCATACTTGGTCGCCTGATGGTGGATCTTTTGCTTACGTATCCAGAAAGAACGGAGACCTTGAGATTTATGTAATGGACGTTAAAAGGAAAAAACACCGTCGATTGACACACCATTTTGGCAGAGATTCAGAGCCTGCTTGGTCTCCGAATGGCAAATGGATTACATTCATCTCGGATCGTGCTGGAGATACGGACATCTATAGAATGGACGCGAATGGAAAGAATGTGAAGAAACTGACGAACCAAGGGGAGTGCAACAAACCTACATGGTCCCCAGATAGTCAATCAATTGCCTTTACTTCGTCTTCGGAAGGGGAATACTTTATGTATGTGATGGGTGCCGATGGCAAAAGATTAAGACGACTGGTGGGGGGTATGTCTATCCCTGGATGCTCGTGGTCGCCGGACGGCAAACAAATTGCATTTATCTCCCGTGGTGCTGAAAGGGGAATGGATATTTTCAGCATTGACATAGATGGGAAAAACTTGCGTCAACTCACCTGGTTGGACCAAGGCGCATTCATTTTTAGGAGCCCTGCATGGTCGCCGAGTGGAAAATGGATCGCCTATGTTTTGTCGGAACTGATAGGCCCCTTAAAACCCGTTCTCCTTCCTGAAGATTTTGAGAAAGGTTTTGAGACTCCAGTCGTCTGCGTTGTAAATACAGTAGATGGTGGGGTTGGGAAACCGATTGAGGCGACGAGGGAATTAGGGGCTAGCGGGTCTATGAACTGGGTGCCGGAGGAGTTTTTTTTTTGTTTCTCCAAGTTCGGAGAAGCAGACAACACTCTGGGGGAGACTTAAGCAGATGGAAGATGCTCCTAAGTAGTTGTCAGATTACAAGAGGGAGGTGTTGGCATGGAACGCACGCGAAGTTACGTAGTATTAAGGACGGTGCTGTTGCTAAGTGCATGTTTGCTGTTCATAGCTAGCTGGGCAGACGCTGCCAAAAGCGATTGGATCTCCTTCGCTTCCAATCGAACAGGAAACTTTGATATCTACGTCATGAATACCAATGGTGAGAATCTTCGTAACTTGACAAACCATCCGGCACGTGAATGGGAACCCGCGTGGTCGCCTGATGGACGTTTCTTGGCTTATGTCTCCAACCGAGATGGA
This Candidatus Poribacteria bacterium DNA region includes the following protein-coding sequences:
- a CDS encoding xanthine dehydrogenase family protein subunit M; the protein is MKGFEFFEPTTLAEASRLFAQEHAQLLAGGTDLVIGMKALTETPQSVISLQKIPGLEGITTEGDSISIGATTKVRAVELSADVQKHHTALAEGASEIGSIQIRNLATIGGNIAHASPAADTVAGLLVADAQVDIASADGERSVSIDELFTGPGQTVLTPGEIITRFRLPSPASGSHYIKHKIREVMDLAFIGVAAAVNLENGTITDARIGLAAVAPTPIRATEAENLLRGNELTAELLEQAGEAAAAAASPISDLRCSAEHRREMVDVLTRRTLQEAVARA
- a CDS encoding (2Fe-2S)-binding protein, translating into MAKHPVSLTVNGDEYDLLIEPRKTLLAVLRDTIGLTGTKEGCSTGDCGACTVIVEGKAVTSCMVLGVTASEKEITTIEGLASDGELHPVQQAFINTGGYQCGFCTPGFIMASKALLDENPNRTEEEFRHALGGNICRCTGYTKILEAILKAAEEVQTSA
- a CDS encoding alpha/beta fold hydrolase; protein product: MFGEIRNGHGERLDYTFHEGEGDRIVVIGHGVTGNKDRPALVALAEGLAAAGISALRFSFSGNGGSEGAFTDSTITKEVADLGSVIDALGGYNVCYVGHSMGGAVGVLRAAADERIQVLVSLAGMVHTKAFAEREFGDATPDEGFMWDEPDCPLSQAYVDDMATIDSVAKSASKFAVPWLLVHGTEDDIVPPEDSHDILQYANEDTELLELPGVDHVFSEDGTPIMVEKVVAWICQNL
- a CDS encoding xanthine dehydrogenase family protein molybdopterin-binding subunit; translated protein: MSEYTVVGRTVARVDAVEKVTGAAQYGADVHPPGMLYGKIVRSKHAHANILSIDTSEAEKLPGVRAIITQDDVPSGRRVFATDKVLYLGEPLAAVAATDPDIAEEAAELVKIEYEVLPVVQDVMEAIQPSAPRLHGDTTKDGPNRREISTQIRRLSRDKENDHSDAISKLEAELENYPDEVYYNISAESHSDAGDVEKGFAESDVVVEDTYVIPRVHQTYMEPHVSVASADSSGKITVWASTQGPFAIRSGIAGTLGIPLTQINVIGTTMGGGFGGRFGVIITHVPAVLLSQKTGRPVRVQMTREEEFIDGRPAPGCVIKIKTGATNDGRLVAREALAFWDSGSVSGASIGSTIRVRGVYKIPNLKVDAYGVHTNKSGTAAYRAPGAPQAIFAGESQLDEIAERIGMDPVKFRLMNMREEGDPVPAGAEEPKVGYKETLEAVADAAGWWDREAGENQGWGVAVGDWTNGCGPGGVYVSVHEDGSARIFHGSMDITGTDTAISQIIAEILTVPYESVTIRRGDTDSAPYSTGSGGSVVTFTMGNTAKLAAEDAHRRILELASERLNMNVDNLELKDGEVHVVSADPPKSISLGELAAYSLSTTGGPIVGKGSFARQPSTPALAAQIAKVEVDPDTGRTRVLKLVASQDVGYAINPMAVEGQIEGGTVQGYAWAMMEEMQYGENGNVNPGFVDYRVPTSADLPTVESVIVEVPAPNGPYGAKGVGEPPITPTLATMANAVKDAIGVRITELPIKPEKVVDALKGNGHGA
- a CDS encoding TIM barrel protein; translated protein: MSTPRLSVSTWSLHRQLGKPGFTGPAHDLQIPVETHNKGPIPLLELPARVAEFGINTLEICHFHLPSVEKTYLAELRAALAGADVELFSLLIDDGDITHPSDAARDIAWIEKWIDIAGELGATCARVIGGKADPSPETVAQSRDVLAQLTERADTAGIRLMSENWFSIFSTPENVNTILGGLDGKVGLCLDFGNWRGDTKYEDLAAIAAWAESCHTKAHFAAPREIDKEDYVQCLDLAQKAGFAGPHTLIYDGPGDDEWEGLAIEREVVNPYLN
- a CDS encoding site-specific DNA-methyltransferase gives rise to the protein MAMQLAVDFNRPNDYTVHLPTRVDEFWTSKQRAGHSLHEISYRACYKPQLPEYFIKEFCKTEAVVYDPFMGRGTTLIEAQLHGHRVIGNDINPLAKNLTAPRLNPPTLEQIEARLQEIHLSTDAEIDTELLVFFHKDTLREIYGWRTYFQQEDFDPVDAWLQMVACSRLTGHSAGFFSVFTLPPNLATSIVAQQKINEKRNQIPEYRNTKELILRKSKQLLRHSLPSHFQRDDAILLTESADSTPQITDELVDLVVTSPPFLDTIDYMQDNWLRMWFCGIEIEQGKIWQLKSLEDWVARMTDVLAELHRILKHGGRIAFEVGEVRKGTVFLENAVVKASLDVGFVPEILMINAQHFTKTANCWGISNNRKGTNSNRIVVLKKG